Genomic DNA from Cyprinus carpio isolate SPL01 chromosome A22, ASM1834038v1, whole genome shotgun sequence:
ATGAAAAGGCAAATACACTCGAAATAATTTTTACAAGATTTAAACTTACAGtgatttggtttaaaaataaacctGAGAAATATTTATTGTCGTGAAAAGTGACAGCTATTTTTCcctaaataatgtatatttattatgtttataaaaatatttcttttaaaaataacatttaaaggtCCTCATTGTCAAggcacttgattttttttaatgaatctcacttaaaaattacatttttgtttttttcatttttaaactttataatactgtttataaaataaaataatttgaataatatataacaaaaatattcaaatatttatatatagatttaatcCACAATGAGCAATGGTTATGAAATGAATGCTTTCCCAGTTATTGGTATTTAATGCTTCCCTCTAGTGGTGATGCAGCATGAATGCAGTTTTACTGTTCACTCTCTGTAGATTTGACTGAACTATGCCTTAATTTATATCTTCACAGATAGAGATACTGGACAAGATTCCACCCAGTATTATAAACAAAGAGATTCCAAGTACTGTGGAGAACCTTCTGGATGGCAAACAGGGCATCTACATCACCTCCAAAGAGCTGAAAGCCTCTGATCCAGACAGTCCCGACTACACACTGGAGTTCACCATCACAAGGCCTCCACACTTCGGTTACCTTGAAAATGCCCTCACAGGCAGGTGCATGGGTCACGGATGGTCCAGaatgtcattttaatatgcacaGATTGTGACCAGATTATAATGAATTTTCTTCGTATTATAGGTGCCTATATCAAAGGACGCTTTACCCAGAAGGATCTGGAGCAGAAAGCGGTGCACTATGGCATAACTGCAGATATGGAAGTGACAGCGGACAGCTTTGAGTTCCAAGTCACAGATCCTGCAGGAAACACCATGCTGCCTGAAGTGTAGGCCTATTTATCCTCTTTTATTGATCATTTGTTTAGATTTCAGTACATAACCTTTACTAATATGTGCATAGTTATTGAATGTCAAAGGTGCATATCTAACttcatcaacagaaaaaaattaatgaataggACTATTTCTATATTTCTAAAATTAGAAAAAGATATTTCAACAGTGTTTTGTTTACAGTGGCTACCATTTTGAGAATAATCAGCTAAAAGCTATGCACTTACTTTCAGTAACCCACTAAGTATCACACACTTAGGGTGACAAATATGCCTGCAAATTTCTGACATTACCAAcctaaaacataaacattttaaccACACCAGCAGGTGTCAGTACAGGTCTAAGATTGCTTGAAACTGTTAATAAGTTTTACAAATGACTAGCTGAGCTCTTAATGTGAttttataataagtaaaaaaaaaaaaattaatgcaacatttatatatatatatatatatatatatatatatatatatatatatatatatatatatatatatatatatgaattttatatatttttaattttaaaaataatacaaacaaatatataaaataaatatttaatatataatacaataaaaataaaaatgacaatacaaaGAAATATTCCATTATATCAAATTAtactcatattttaatataaccaatatattaattatataatattatgtatttatgtattaatataatattattgtttttctatcaaatattgatttcagtaAGTCATTTGGATTTGGCGAAATGATTAACATtgtcataaaatataaatcataaatatataaaataatacaaaataataatgcattacaaaaatgtacaatataaattataatacagaGAAATATTTCATTACCTCTTAACCTTGATTGTGTATTGTATTTATATCGatctttgcacacacacacacacatacattaaaggcctagagattattttttaaaaaaaacttcttataTATTACTTTAACACGTATTTCTATCAACTTAAGAATTCAGTTagtcatttaataaaatgtatctgcatttttataaaatataagtcataaatatatacaacaatttacagtaatgcaataataaaaacaatataaatataataataaattataaaaatatcttaaaataaaaatagaaatacacagaaatacaccaaggaaaataacaaaaaaaaaaaaaaatggaataagtAGGATAGTTGACAGCTTGTATTACACCTTTCCAAATATGATCTAGATTCTGTCTCAATTCTAGTCGATATAATTTCAGACCCAATGTGATTCTTGGCTTTTTCGACTGCCAACACAGGATGGAGTTCAGGTGGTCTCGTGTGGAGCTTTCTGCTTCCTGTTATCATGTTTTTTGAGAACGCAGGAACTCTAGCTGTGCAGGTGGTGCACAGTGGGAACAGCAAAGATCCGGCGTACATCGGCATACAGGTGCACTTAACTATCTGGACTAATTTTACTATCATGCATAGATTAAAGGGataactccaccccaaaatgaaaattttgacgaacggagcttttacaggtttggaacgacatgggggtaagtgattaatgacaaaattttcattttggggtggagtatccctttaagttttagaTGACTGAAAGATTGTATCTTACAGGTGGAAGAAGGAACAGCCAAAGTGGGGAAAGATTTCACTCACAGTTCTGCCAACCTTTGATCCAGGTGCTTatcacttcacttcactaaacagaaaatatttccGTCTTCCAGGTCAGTGTATTCCAGATGAACTTATTGTTGAAGAAGATGAGAAGTAACATCCTTTTCAAAGCCACCACGCATCCCTGTACCACCCTTACTTGAGGAATACACTCCAGACCCAAGGGGCGGAGTCCTTTGGGAGAATTATCCACCAAGAGGGGATGTCCCATATCGCACACATTTCAGCCATTACACCGAGAAACaacattagtagtagtagttgatctaaaaatctaattttgtttttagGCACATCTTTCAGAGGTGGACAAGAGAAATCAAGAAAGAGTTTGGagagtatgttttattttttgttctgccatctttttttgtcctttgcttAACTTCAGAGTGTTCagtaaggtttatttatttagtagtagtagttcattcattcattcattcattcattcattagtgTTATTTAGtcagttagtttgtttgtttgttgagttaattatttggatattttttttggttgccttctcttgtttggttgtttgccaaatgttattatttttttatttagcgttagtgttatttatttatttattagtattaatttgtttgttgtaatatttagtttattagtaatatatttttgtatttatttatttgtttatttattgcttagTAGTTATTGATTgcaatattattaacttattaatatttatttagtagtagtagttgtttgTTGGTTGATTGTAGTACTGTTTCTTTAATAATAGtggtattatatttatttatttagtcatattatttgtttattagtaaAAGATACACATTagtattagaaatatttatttagtatgttttttatttagcattaattttgtttatttgtttattggttgtattttttatttatttggtggtATTACctttatttagttgtattatttttactactattaattaataattttattgatttatttgtgttatttatttagtttaattacttttgtgtttgttatttatttttaatatttatttatttattagttattattcatttatttattcatatttattggtTTCAGTGATGGGCctatttattcagaattattattattaatttgtttatttattcatttatttagttagttatttttccATTATTCTACACCTGCTGTGTGTGTAGTCACGCTGTCATCCATTAGTTTCATGGACTGATCCCAGTCCCATCTGGACCTGGCCTGGATATTCTGCTGAATCAGTAGAAACTCCCCAGCACGACTCGGCCTCTTTTGTAATTGATTCAGGAGTGCAAGAACACAAGGTGAATTAGCTGTTGTGTATGTATAGACCAAAAAGAGAACATCTAAGCTTCCTTTATACTTTctcaaatgtttgtttataatgtaATGAGCTTTCATTTTGTAACTCTTTCCTCTCTTTTTAAAGTCTCAGAAGTCTGTTAGTATTGGTGGTCCTAATGGCTGGACTCACTACCGGAGAAACTGCTATATTTTGGGGCCTGGTAGAGTTAGCTGGAGCAGAGCACAACATGCTTGCATGCTGTACGTTACACATCTCTGCTGTCAGAGGAAcaccttttaaatattaatgtaattactCCAAAATTTAGGCTTGAAAGTGAATTGACCAGTATCCACTCAAAGACTGATATGAAGAGGATGTGGACGTTTGCTGGAAAGCAATCATTCTGGATCGATAAGCAAATAAGATCCTGTACATTTATAAGGTACCAAAATTCACCCTTTAGATACAACAAtatgttgttcatttattttattttttttatgtatatttatttcaaatactcTACAATATATAGGCAAAATAAacctgtgttcatttattttattttttttatgtatatttagtgtaaatactcttttatatatagagagagagatatctaATTATTTATGCCAggttttatattttctatataatctTAAGGCAATGGCATCATAAAATAATCCATTCCATTCATAGCCTACATTTTTAGTGTAGGAACCAATATGTTTTGTGCCTATATTAAACTTGGTTCCGTCCGGACACTCATAGATGTGGGACGGGGAAAAGATGGCGGCGGCCTTGGTACAAATGTCATGTTTGTACCGCGGGATGTTGGCGGTCAGGGCCACAGGTATCCGGCCGCTGATTCCAGGACTCGTGCAATCTCAGATCAGGGCGTTTTCGATGAAGAAAGAACCGGAGCTGGAGGAAAACCCGTATTATGGTAAATATGAAGAGAAGATCAGAAAACTGCGGAGGTGAGCAGCTGTCAAATGCTAATATGTAACTTAGTTGCTGTATATCAATATTAATCGCGTGTGTAATACTGTAACATCAGTTCAAAACCTCAAGAATATAAAGCGCGGCTGGAGAAGCGCAGTGAGGTGAAGACAGAGCCGCTCGGACAGTCCAGACAAGCAGAATTCGTGAAGTACATGGAGAAAGAGGTGATGAGCACATCTCACATTTCTAAATTTACCTTCCTGGTCTGCTAGAGTTTGGTGCCTGCTTGTAAATGACAtacatttaacatgttaaatttttatattttattatatgttttatttaaatggtatttaaaatttatatttaattttttattaatttactatataacttatacattataaaaccatacagtattgtttaataaatgttaaatcataagcagagggaaaaacaaaaaatattagtgaaaacatatattataatattatgtaagaagacatatattttgttaatgttgttttatttgtagcTGGACAAACGTGGTAAAGCAGAAGCTGGGGGTTTCACCAAAGATAAAGTAAGCTATAGTTACCTCATTCGTATGGTAAATCAGAGATTTATAGTTTGTCATTTgcatcttttgcttttttttccccctcattttctAGACATTAGGGTCTATTCTCAACCTTGATATGGTTCAGGAGAAATCTGGATCTGAAATTGCAGAGGTAAGAGGAAGAATGTTAATAAAACCACACATTTGTACAGTCTTAACATGCAGATAGACTGTActgaagaattaaaaatattaaatagactAGCACACCAAATGCCTACTTTTCTGTGTGCAGCTGTGGATGCAGTACTTCTCAAAGAAAGACACAATCAGTGCCGTCATACCAGTGAGTTCTCTTTTATATATCAGTCTGTAATAACAAAGTGATACATTCTTAACAACCCTGTAATAAATCCAATATattctttaagttaatatttactgctttttattttaaagcagttCAATTTATTGTGATGAGTGGTTCAGATATAGATCATCAGATCTATGGTTTGCCCAGAGATAAATGATCTTGTAATTCTGTGTCATAGGCCTCaacatttgacattatttttggtCGTGCCAAATCTTGCCCAATGGTAAGTACAGTTTGTGTATTTTCAGTTGTCAAGCTTCATACCATCAGATAACCCTGCAAAATGCTAAATGTCCACTTGGCGGTAGCAGATCCTCTGAAGAGCATCTTTCATGAGTCTAATCATGATGAGGAGTTAGTCTTTTGAAAATCTTAACAGTAAGGTTGggaaaatactgaaaaatgaatGTGACATTAGTGTTTATGTGCTTGTtcttcttaattatttaatgcactgATTATTTAGTGGCTCCGTAATACTTCTAATGACTCTATAGCATCAAACATACAGCTCAACTATTCCAGAACAACTCATAAAAGAATACTACTATTAGTGAATCAAATAAAAAGCTCAACTTAGTAGTTCAATTTCTAAATGAATACTATTATAACACTCTAAttacttaaacaaaaaaactatgaaaaacaaaaaaccttcaaTTGAAACCAGCGACACTTTATACAGTTActcttttaatacaatttttttttagtgaatcaaacacttGATTCTTTTTAGTCAGTCGAATACAATAATATTAGTGGGGTCCGATTCCCGAATGAATCactataatgaattaaatatacagCACAACCAGCATAGTccaattcctgaatgaatcactgtAACCAGtgagttatttttagtgaatcaaacatgCAGTGCAACCAGCATAGTCTGATTCcataatgaatcattttaatggGACAGATTcttattttttagtgaattgaaCACATAGGGCAACCAGTGTAgtttgattcctgaacaaatcacATTGAGTcgtttttttttagtgattaaaaaaaaatccatcacagCCAATGTAGTCCAATCCCTGAacaaatcatataatataatgtatgataatagatatataatatatgatgatGTAATCTTTGCACAGTTTCTGTACGCTCTGCCCCAGAAGGAGGGCTATGAGTTTTTTGTCGGCCAGTGGGCTGGTCATGAACTGCACTTCACATCTTTAATCAATGTTcaggtattgttttttttatatataggcctatttaatataaattccaCACTTTCTGTTGGCGTGGTTACTGAAATTGATTTGTATTTCAGACAATGGGAGAAAACGCACCCAGCCAGCTTATTTTATACCACTATACAGACCTGCAGAAGGACAAAGGCATTGTGCTGATGACCGCTGAGATGGATAGAAAGAtagcaataatttaaaaaaataaactaagtaaaaaaaaaaaaacaaaaaaaaaaaaaaaaaaaaagtttttaactgTGTagtcattaataatttttttttaaacttctttcaGACTGTCCACCAGGCACAGTGCTTGGCCAATCAGGTGCAGCTGTTTTATGGATCGCAGCGGCTTGAGACTTTCCGATTGGTCGAGACCTTCAACCACCAACCGGCAGAGTTTAAACACATGTCTGTGATAGCAGAACTCGAACAAAGTGATATTGGACCAGCAGTCACTACAAAATAATCCAAAGGCTATAAATATGGTGTTGCTTAATGTGGACGGTCACCTTGGGAAAGCAGCGCTCTGTAACTTTGTATGGAGGCCTGTGAGAGTCTCTGCAGCCAGATGAGAAGATAATGTGTTGCCTTTCAATagatatatgtataataaatacatatgtgTCATTTATTGATTATCTGCTACTAAGTATGCAGATTCAGTTCTCATTTGACTCCCAGTAAATGTCCTCATTAGCATTCGGCATGAAATACTATACTAGTGTTATTGTATGAtaattatttgctttaaaatgcaaaaaggaAGCTTTTTATTAGGataaaaaatgacacacataTGTTTCCCACAAAAATAAGTCATCCACTTCATGCATAAATGGTGCACTTAATTCTTTCTTATGTATACTATTACTTCAAATTATTGAACTTGGATAACAATTAAGTTGTTCAAGCCTGTTTACCAGAAAATACAGGCGTCTTTCCTCATTCTTTACTGAGATAAACACACCTGTAGCCTGGTGAGTGAGATCCATAAATAGACGCTCTGAAATACCCTGAGGACCCAAGCAGCATAATGTTCTTGTATGTCCTTTGGGATGCTATTCATAATAAAGCCTCACAT
This window encodes:
- the LOC109047258 gene encoding ATP synthase mitochondrial F1 complex assembly factor 1, with translation MWDGEKMAAALVQMSCLYRGMLAVRATGIRPLIPGLVQSQIRAFSMKKEPELEENPYYGKYEEKIRKLRSSKPQEYKARLEKRSEVKTEPLGQSRQAEFVKYMEKELDKRGKAEAGGFTKDKTLGSILNLDMVQEKSGSEIAELWMQYFSKKDTISAVIPASTFDIIFGRAKSCPMFLYALPQKEGYEFFVGQWAGHELHFTSLINVQTMGENAPSQLILYHYTDLQKDKGIVLMTAEMDRKFQTVHQAQCLANQVQLFYGSQRLETFRLVETFNHQPAEFKHMSVIAELEQSDIGPAVTTK